A window from Engraulis encrasicolus isolate BLACKSEA-1 chromosome 13, IST_EnEncr_1.0, whole genome shotgun sequence encodes these proteins:
- the LOC134461795 gene encoding uncharacterized protein LOC134461795, producing MGWRPVRTLLTLQVLLMPALLLTSDVITAFQGTTVMLPSCESNKEFTDVQWNFQQRSKNKLLAMRRYGQNWRKFGQDRSFSVTDNGTLVFQAEDHLDAAEFICQIVFSDGTIQQRLFQLHIQHHNISSVTPSGNLTADMTAEDKSDSFLVIVIACPVVAVVLIIGVLAVVTYRCRNTGDDAVYANIGQGQQHQLKPLPRQSHA from the exons ATGGGATGGCGTCCTGTTCGCACGCTACTGACTCTGCAGGTGCTTCTCATGCCTG CGTTGCTTCTCACTTCAGATGTGATCACAGCCTTCCAGGGGACCACAGTCATGCTCCCATCATGTGAAAGCAACAAGGAATTCACTGATGTTCAATGGAATTTTCAGCAGAGAAGTAAAAACAAACTACTGGCCATGCGTCGATATGGACAAAACTGGAGAAAGTTTGGACAAGACAGATCATTTAGTGTTACAGACAATGGGACCCTCGTATTTCAGGCTGAAGATCACCTGGATGCTGCAGAATTCATCTGTCAGATTGTGTTCTCGGACGGTACCATTCAACAACGCCTGTTTCAACTGCACATTCAGCATCATAACATCA GCTCAGTGACACCTTCGGGGAATCTTACGGCTG ATATGACTGCGGAGGACAAGAGTGACTCATTCCTGGTCATTGTCATTGCATGTCCAGTGGTGGCCGTCGTGCTTATCATTGGGGTGCTGGCTGTTGTTACATACAGATGCAGAAACACTG GGGATGATGCAGTCTATGCTAATATAGGTCAAGGGCAGCAACATCAGTTAAAACCCTTGCCAAGACAATCTCACGCCTAA